A window of Elusimicrobiota bacterium contains these coding sequences:
- a CDS encoding patatin-like phospholipase family protein, which yields MRKFKVGLALGGGGARGIAHIGVLKVLEKNKIVPDFVAGTSMGAIVGAMYCCGMSVEEMEKKVADFLNTDIYKNLKFDSLSKGDSKDFLKNALGIIKEKAMFFLSGIKMAFLEKSAIDSMLEYFLPDIDFVDLKIPFACVATDIAKGEEVVIKEGSILEAVSCSMSIPGIMPPVKYKNHMLVDGGAVRLVPTKVVKDMGCDFAIGVDVSIGLHSITENELKNASDINYRTNDIVLCTLRQLQLKDADFILFPDVKNIKWFEVKRFQECLLAGENESVSKISELKKTINIRSSKTFLKRIFCKP from the coding sequence ATGAGGAAATTTAAGGTCGGACTTGCTTTAGGTGGTGGCGGTGCAAGAGGGATTGCACACATCGGTGTTTTAAAAGTCCTCGAAAAGAATAAAATCGTACCGGATTTTGTGGCTGGGACTTCTATGGGAGCAATTGTTGGTGCAATGTACTGTTGTGGGATGTCTGTTGAGGAAATGGAGAAAAAAGTAGCAGATTTTTTAAATACAGATATCTATAAAAATTTAAAATTTGATAGTTTATCAAAGGGCGATTCAAAAGATTTTTTAAAGAACGCCTTAGGCATTATAAAGGAAAAGGCGATGTTTTTTTTATCGGGTATAAAAATGGCATTTTTAGAGAAATCTGCAATAGATAGTATGCTCGAGTATTTTTTACCGGATATTGATTTTGTTGATTTGAAGATTCCATTTGCTTGTGTCGCAACAGATATCGCAAAAGGAGAAGAAGTTGTCATAAAAGAAGGTTCCATATTGGAAGCCGTTTCCTGCAGCATGTCAATTCCCGGAATTATGCCGCCTGTAAAATATAAAAACCATATGCTTGTAGATGGTGGTGCTGTCCGGCTTGTTCCGACAAAAGTAGTAAAGGATATGGGTTGCGATTTTGCAATTGGAGTAGATGTAAGTATCGGATTACATTCAATTACAGAAAATGAATTAAAAAATGCGTCTGATATAAATTACCGCACAAATGATATAGTTCTTTGCACATTAAGGCAGCTTCAATTAAAAGATGCAGATTTTATATTGTTTCCGGATGTAAAAAATATAAAATGGTTTGAAGTAAAGCGATTTCAGGAATGTCTTCTTGCAGGTGAAAATGAATCAGTATCAAAAATTTCCGAACTTAAAAAAACTATTAATATTAGAAGCTCAAAAACATTCTTGAAAAGAATATTTTGTAAACCATAG
- a CDS encoding NAD(P)H-hydrate dehydratase, with the protein MIKLTSNYIRNILPSRALDSHKGDYGHTLIVAGSKQFTGAAILCSMGCLRSGSGLTTLAFPESLSTQITKRLPPEVMTLQLPDKDGFISPTATKTVSDFTTERKITAIALGCGLSTEPGTKIFVERFLIKNKIPIVIDADGLNNIQKNTKILKKSKSKTILTPHPAELSRLTNISITEIQNNREKIAKKFASENKLICVLKGHETVITDGEKVFINTTGNPGMATGGSGDVLTGMIAGFIGQIENLLDAACLGVYLHGLAGDLAAKDKTQISMLPTDLIERIPEAIKNVIGL; encoded by the coding sequence ATGATAAAACTAACCTCGAATTATATAAGGAATATCTTGCCGTCCCGCGCTTTGGATTCACACAAGGGCGACTACGGGCACACATTAATAGTGGCTGGTTCTAAACAGTTCACCGGTGCTGCTATATTATGCTCAATGGGTTGTTTGCGTTCCGGTAGCGGGCTAACAACACTTGCATTCCCGGAATCATTAAGTACCCAGATTACCAAACGATTACCTCCGGAGGTTATGACGCTACAGCTCCCTGATAAAGACGGGTTTATTTCACCTACAGCGACAAAGACAGTTTCAGATTTTACTACTGAAAGGAAAATCACAGCAATTGCTTTAGGGTGTGGGCTTTCAACTGAACCGGGCACTAAAATATTTGTTGAAAGATTTTTAATTAAAAATAAAATTCCGATTGTAATTGATGCGGATGGATTAAACAATATACAAAAAAATACAAAAATTCTTAAAAAATCTAAATCGAAAACTATTTTAACACCTCACCCGGCAGAATTAAGCCGCTTAACAAATATTTCTATAACAGAAATACAAAATAACAGAGAAAAAATTGCAAAAAAATTCGCATCAGAAAATAAACTAATATGTGTACTTAAAGGACATGAAACCGTAATTACAGACGGTGAAAAAGTATTTATTAACACAACCGGTAATCCTGGTATGGCAACCGGAGGCAGCGGCGATGTTTTAACCGGTATGATTGCGGGATTTATAGGGCAGATTGAAAATTTGTTGGACGCTGCTTGTCTCGGAGTTTACTTACACGGCCTTGCCGGTGATTTAGCAGCAAAAGATAAAACCCAGATTTCAATGTTACCGACAGATTTAATTGAAAGAATACCGGAAGCGATAAAAAATGTTATAGGGTTATAA
- a CDS encoding GyrI-like domain-containing protein codes for MAKIVGFVIVVLVVVVYFLGRSPNMKKYEYLKGPQIKTMANQKMLVVEVKGDPNIAAGIAFSQLFKTFYKIKGNVKEMVISAPRARWPKIVTTPKEEWVGIYGLAIPDSVEKLPEAGNTQKIEPKIVTWEYGTVAEILHIGPYNEEAPTTEKLMAFIKDKGYKVIDVHEEEYIKGPGMFLKGNPKGYYTIIRYRIKKK; via the coding sequence ATGGCTAAGATAGTTGGTTTTGTGATTGTGGTTTTGGTTGTTGTTGTGTATTTTTTGGGGCGGAGTCCTAATATGAAGAAGTATGAATACTTAAAGGGACCGCAGATAAAAACTATGGCTAACCAGAAAATGCTTGTTGTGGAAGTTAAAGGGGATCCTAATATTGCTGCTGGTATTGCTTTTTCACAGTTATTCAAAACTTTTTACAAGATAAAAGGAAATGTTAAAGAAATGGTAATAAGTGCACCGAGAGCAAGATGGCCGAAAATAGTGACCACGCCGAAAGAGGAATGGGTAGGCATATATGGGTTAGCTATCCCTGATTCAGTTGAAAAATTGCCGGAAGCAGGTAATACACAAAAAATTGAGCCGAAAATAGTAACCTGGGAATATGGAACGGTTGCAGAAATTCTCCATATAGGTCCTTATAATGAAGAAGCTCCTACAACAGAAAAATTAATGGCTTTTATAAAAGATAAGGGTTATAAAGTAATTGATGTACATGAAGAAGAATATATAAAAGGACCGGGAATGTTTCTTAAAGGTAACCCAAAGGGATATTACACAATAATAAGATACCGTATCAAGAAAAAGTAG
- a CDS encoding DUF1638 domain-containing protein, which produces MNKFLIISCHVLWRELCHFASISKNTFDFNFIEQSLHNTPDILRKKLQDAIDKAEDDYSAIFVGYGLCGNGLEGIVARKTKLVVMRGHDCITFLLGSKERYKEYLEKHPGTYWYSPGWIDTDTQPSKERYEQVLQTYIEKYGKDNAEYLMEAEQGWFKRYSNAAYVDLGFYTTEEYKTYTKKCSKWLGWNNDFLSGSPKLIKDFLEGNWNSEEFLVVQPGEMIVASHDDKIIHVRK; this is translated from the coding sequence ATGAATAAGTTTTTAATAATAAGTTGCCATGTTCTTTGGCGGGAATTGTGCCATTTTGCATCTATTTCAAAAAATACGTTTGATTTCAATTTTATAGAACAAAGTTTGCATAATACTCCGGATATTCTGCGAAAAAAGTTGCAGGATGCTATTGATAAAGCAGAAGATGATTATTCGGCGATTTTCGTCGGTTATGGGCTTTGTGGTAACGGGCTTGAAGGGATTGTTGCACGAAAAACAAAATTAGTTGTTATGAGAGGGCACGACTGCATTACTTTCCTTCTTGGTTCAAAAGAACGATACAAAGAATATTTAGAAAAACATCCCGGTACATACTGGTATAGTCCGGGTTGGATTGATACAGATACACAACCAAGTAAAGAAAGATACGAACAGGTATTGCAAACATACATAGAAAAGTACGGCAAAGATAACGCCGAATATCTTATGGAAGCAGAACAGGGATGGTTTAAAAGATATTCAAATGCCGCATATGTGGATTTGGGTTTTTATACTACGGAAGAATACAAGACATATACTAAAAAATGTTCAAAGTGGTTAGGTTGGAATAATGATTTTCTTTCAGGTAGTCCTAAACTGATAAAAGACTTTTTGGAAGGGAATTGGAATTCAGAAGAATTTTTAGTTGTCCAACCTGGTGAAATGATAGTTGCTTCTCATGATGACAAAATAATTCATGTAAGAAAATAA
- a CDS encoding uroporphyrinogen decarboxylase family protein: MQSSKELVSNAIHFRNPERLPVEFSAMGISDTAVVNWNQTGAGNRDINTTFDEWNCEWSRTEVKNMGLVTGHPLLSWDKLSTFKWPDPDNNLFYEGMENKFKDTDGKYVKTEIFMLLFERIHSLRGFENTLTDLYLEKEKISHLADRIVEFDIRIIENISKRFPNKINGLFFTDDWGTELNSFISVELWDEFFKPRYKKIFSAAKAAGWDVWMHSCGKINNLIPSLIEIGCNVLNMQQPLTNGINEIGKKFAGKICFSSLCDIQHTLPFKSNEEIEAEAKELLTKWGTKNGGFILSDYGDDRAIGVNGTNKKQIMYNAFMKYDRWKTNV; this comes from the coding sequence ATGCAATCATCTAAAGAATTAGTAAGTAATGCCATTCATTTCCGTAACCCGGAACGTTTACCGGTAGAGTTTAGCGCTATGGGTATAAGCGATACTGCAGTCGTAAACTGGAACCAGACAGGAGCCGGCAATCGTGACATAAACACAACATTTGATGAATGGAATTGCGAGTGGAGCAGGACTGAAGTTAAAAACATGGGGCTGGTTACCGGTCATCCGCTTTTAAGCTGGGATAAGTTGTCAACTTTCAAATGGCCGGACCCGGATAACAATCTATTCTACGAAGGAATGGAAAATAAATTCAAAGATACCGACGGTAAATATGTAAAAACTGAAATTTTTATGCTCTTGTTTGAACGCATACATTCATTACGTGGATTTGAAAACACTCTTACCGACCTTTACCTTGAAAAGGAAAAAATAAGTCATCTTGCAGATAGAATTGTGGAATTTGACATAAGAATAATAGAAAATATATCTAAAAGGTTCCCAAATAAAATAAATGGTCTTTTTTTTACCGATGATTGGGGTACCGAACTGAATTCTTTTATAAGCGTTGAATTATGGGATGAATTTTTCAAGCCGCGATACAAAAAGATTTTTTCTGCGGCTAAAGCGGCGGGTTGGGATGTCTGGATGCATTCTTGCGGCAAAATAAATAATCTTATACCTTCTCTAATTGAAATCGGATGTAACGTATTAAATATGCAGCAGCCGCTCACAAACGGAATAAACGAAATCGGTAAAAAATTTGCCGGTAAAATTTGTTTCTCATCCCTTTGTGATATACAACACACTCTGCCGTTTAAATCAAATGAAGAAATTGAAGCAGAAGCTAAAGAACTACTTACCAAATGGGGTACAAAAAATGGCGGGTTCATTTTATCCGATTATGGGGATGACAGGGCAATCGGTGTAAACGGTACGAACAAAAAGCAAATAATGTATAACGCCTTTATGAAGTATGACAGGTGGAAAACAAATGTCTAA
- a CDS encoding LemA family protein, with the protein MKKVWIILGVIVLLVLMLIGTYIGNYNKLVTLSASIDGQWAQVENQLQRRNDLIPNLVKTVKGYMTHEKEVFTHIADARAKLAGAKTVDEKIKANQSLDSALSRLLVVVENYPDLKANQNFIRLQDELAGTENRVAVERMRYNEVVLGYNILVKRFPSNIIASMTGFTKKDAYFKAEEAAKSVPKVEF; encoded by the coding sequence ATGAAAAAAGTATGGATTATTTTAGGTGTTATTGTTCTTTTAGTGTTGATGTTAATCGGAACTTATATTGGCAATTACAACAAGTTAGTTACGCTTAGTGCGAGTATTGACGGGCAATGGGCGCAGGTAGAGAACCAGCTTCAGCGGCGTAACGACCTCATACCTAACCTTGTAAAAACAGTTAAAGGTTATATGACACACGAAAAAGAAGTATTTACCCATATCGCCGATGCCAGAGCGAAATTAGCAGGCGCAAAAACAGTTGATGAAAAGATTAAAGCAAACCAGTCACTTGATAGCGCTCTTTCCCGCCTTCTTGTTGTCGTGGAAAATTATCCTGATTTAAAAGCTAACCAAAATTTCATTCGTCTCCAGGACGAGCTTGCAGGCACGGAAAACCGTGTTGCAGTTGAAAGAATGAGATACAACGAAGTAGTTCTTGGTTATAATATTCTTGTAAAAAGATTTCCCAGCAATATAATAGCGTCCATGACCGGTTTTACCAAGAAAGACGCATATTTCAAAGCAGAAGAAGCCGCAAAATCAGTCCCCAAAGTAGAATTTTAG
- a CDS encoding TPM domain-containing protein, protein MNKKLIFIFFFLFSCSGLSYGVDLPKPTGWVADYAGVIDDSSSQQMSAIIQELEQKTGAEIAVVTVKNLGNDSIENFSVQLFKRWGIGKKGKDNGVLLAASIDDRKVKIEVGYGLEGILPDGLCGEILDTYVIPNFKEGAYSKGLTTGVLAIASVIAKDAGVELTGGTIGVKQGGKSSPLGIFFQFLFFIIIIYVFIRHPFLFLLFLGTSGGRGSGGGGFGGGFGGFGGGMSGGGGASRGW, encoded by the coding sequence ATGAATAAAAAATTAATTTTTATTTTTTTCTTTTTATTTTCTTGCTCCGGATTATCTTACGGTGTTGACCTTCCTAAACCTACCGGTTGGGTTGCGGATTATGCCGGTGTAATTGATGATTCATCTTCACAGCAAATGAGCGCAATTATACAAGAACTGGAACAAAAAACCGGCGCTGAAATTGCAGTAGTAACGGTAAAAAATTTAGGAAACGATTCAATTGAAAATTTCAGTGTCCAACTTTTTAAAAGATGGGGTATCGGGAAAAAAGGAAAAGATAATGGTGTATTGCTTGCTGCTTCAATTGATGATAGGAAAGTAAAAATAGAAGTCGGTTATGGGCTTGAAGGAATTCTGCCGGATGGATTGTGCGGTGAAATTCTTGATACTTATGTTATTCCCAATTTCAAAGAAGGCGCGTATAGCAAGGGTTTAACAACCGGTGTTCTTGCTATTGCTTCTGTTATTGCAAAGGATGCAGGTGTTGAACTTACCGGCGGAACTATTGGTGTAAAGCAAGGCGGCAAATCAAGCCCATTAGGTATATTTTTCCAATTTTTATTTTTTATTATAATAATATATGTTTTTATCCGCCATCCATTTTTATTTCTTTTATTTTTAGGAACATCTGGCGGCCGCGGGTCAGGTGGTGGCGGTTTCGGTGGTGGTTTTGGCGGGTTTGGCGGAGGTATGAGCGGCGGTGGCGGAGCCAGTCGTGGTTGGTAG
- a CDS encoding site-2 protease family protein translates to MLISFVAFIVVFSIIVLVHEFGHFIAARKAGVRVYEFSIGFPFSPRILKLFSHKETEFTLRLLPLGGFVSFSKEGDEDAKDLFGVCPLKRAMILSAGSFLNIIFAFLLFIPIFVISKDLNFIDAIFLSSKTTWAMLSGTITFLFNVVSGNGVVEGILGPVGIASLSGQAASKGILNLLHFTGVLSMNLGIMNLIPLPALDGGHLFMLLIESIKKKPISLKTYQAINLMGLSLFVILTIIITYKDIVRLIA, encoded by the coding sequence ATGTTAATTTCATTTGTTGCATTCATCGTTGTATTTTCTATAATTGTACTTGTACATGAATTTGGACATTTTATAGCAGCAAGAAAGGCGGGTGTAAGAGTTTATGAATTTTCCATCGGCTTTCCTTTTAGTCCAAGAATCTTAAAACTTTTCAGTCACAAAGAAACAGAATTTACTTTGCGGTTATTACCTCTTGGCGGATTTGTAAGCTTCTCAAAAGAAGGTGATGAAGATGCAAAAGATTTATTCGGAGTTTGTCCTCTTAAAAGAGCAATGATTTTGTCAGCAGGTTCTTTTTTAAATATTATCTTTGCTTTTTTATTATTTATTCCAATATTTGTGATAAGTAAAGACCTCAATTTTATTGATGCTATATTTTTAAGTTCTAAAACTACCTGGGCGATGCTATCAGGGACTATTACCTTTCTTTTTAATGTTGTTTCTGGAAACGGTGTGGTAGAAGGAATATTAGGACCTGTAGGCATAGCTTCTTTGTCTGGTCAGGCGGCAAGCAAGGGCATTCTTAATCTCTTACATTTTACAGGTGTACTGAGTATGAACCTTGGTATAATGAACCTTATCCCACTTCCTGCATTAGATGGTGGACATTTATTTATGCTTTTAATAGAATCTATAAAGAAAAAACCTATAAGTTTAAAAACTTATCAGGCGATTAACTTGATGGGGCTGTCATTATTTGTTATTCTAACAATCATAATAACCTATAAAGATATTGTCAGATTAATAGCTTGA
- the acpS gene encoding holo-ACP synthase, which translates to MRLFENLTISNKNMILTGVDIIEVKRIKKIIQTNKRFLQKVYTPVEIEYCNSRKTKWQHFAVRFAAKEAVWKALGKKDIWHRDIMVRNTKDGKPEVVLAKKYKDLGKKVSLSLSHTDDYAVAVAIYNK; encoded by the coding sequence ATGAGATTGTTCGAAAATCTGACAATCTCTAATAAAAATATGATACTAACCGGTGTTGATATAATTGAAGTTAAAAGAATAAAAAAGATTATACAGACTAACAAAAGATTTCTGCAGAAAGTTTATACTCCGGTAGAAATTGAATATTGCAATTCCAGGAAGACCAAGTGGCAGCACTTTGCGGTAAGATTTGCCGCAAAAGAAGCTGTTTGGAAGGCGCTTGGTAAAAAAGATATATGGCACAGGGACATTATGGTAAGAAACACAAAAGACGGCAAACCGGAAGTCGTATTGGCAAAAAAATATAAAGATTTGGGAAAAAAAGTTTCGCTTTCGCTTTCACATACTGATGATTATGCCGTTGCAGTAGCGATATATAACAAATAG
- a CDS encoding peptidase MA family metallohydrolase, with the protein MKLFGFEIERSYWLLTIGVVVGIYLWFFLMTVSRFIDLKNAKIERKYEEEVESIKEQIIIVQRLKSDNAPYADVSLTIPDGLNQIYTTHFIIYSSNEPLLKELSQQVETIFSTIIADTNLYNFKPPERFPIYIYKDAQMYKEFTKRPEWSGGFVMDRKIYTFEGNHLKYILSHEIAHLIFNDFMDNKAVNISKWINEGVAMYEENKVSNIEKPQFDKSKRISMQEFLAFDILSAETSKVSLWYLQADSLVTFLLEKRAKLKFYNFLTKLKETENFDEALFWGYQSEFKNIADLESAWLDDK; encoded by the coding sequence ATGAAACTTTTCGGATTTGAGATTGAACGCTCGTACTGGCTATTAACCATAGGTGTGGTAGTAGGTATATATTTATGGTTTTTTCTAATGACGGTTTCAAGATTTATTGATTTAAAAAATGCGAAAATAGAAAGAAAATATGAAGAAGAAGTTGAATCAATAAAAGAACAAATTATTATAGTACAAAGACTAAAGTCAGATAATGCGCCTTATGCGGATGTTTCATTAACTATACCTGACGGCTTAAATCAAATTTATACCACACACTTTATAATTTATTCATCTAATGAACCATTATTAAAAGAACTTTCCCAGCAGGTTGAGACAATTTTTAGCACAATAATCGCTGATACTAATCTTTACAATTTTAAACCACCGGAAAGGTTCCCAATTTACATATACAAAGATGCCCAAATGTATAAGGAATTTACTAAAAGACCGGAATGGTCCGGTGGATTTGTAATGGATAGAAAAATATACACTTTTGAAGGTAACCATTTAAAATATATACTGTCACATGAAATTGCACACCTCATTTTTAATGACTTTATGGATAACAAAGCTGTAAATATTTCTAAATGGATAAATGAAGGGGTTGCTATGTATGAAGAAAACAAGGTAAGTAATATAGAAAAGCCGCAATTTGACAAATCAAAGAGAATATCAATGCAGGAGTTTTTAGCTTTTGATATTTTGTCAGCAGAAACATCAAAAGTAAGCTTATGGTATCTTCAAGCAGATTCATTAGTAACCTTTTTACTTGAAAAACGGGCAAAATTAAAGTTTTATAACTTTTTAACTAAATTAAAAGAAACAGAAAACTTTGATGAAGCGCTTTTCTGGGGATACCAGTCTGAGTTTAAGAATATTGCTGATTTAGAATCTGCCTGGTTAGATGATAAATAG
- the rimO gene encoding 30S ribosomal protein S12 methylthiotransferase RimO: MRKVNIISFGCPKNLVDSETIAGILAKNGCAFLANYNLADIIIINTCAFIESAREEAYSTISEISKQKSPHQKLVVCGCLPQLEKDALLKKFPKIDMLLGSSDFSNILNALNSFDLPSSSFVKIGTPKFVISNEPKIFSTPKSYAYIKIAEGCNNRCNYCIIPALRGNYRSRKIEDILKDAENAAVTGRKEVILIAQDITMYGSDIYKKRCLHTLLKKMVKISGLQWIRLLYTHPAHFTDELISTIAGNEKICKYIDIPIQHTDDSILKQMGRSSSGTIFNTIEKLRKKIPNIVLRTTIMVGFPGETEKIFTKLLNDIKSLEFDWLGGFAYSPQKGTVAFDLKNTIPQKIKEARLNKLMEVQQKITYIKNKARIGKPFNVLVDSDKCGHAEFQAPEIDGNIIFKKRQIIGGFLKVKIKNVKNVYDLTC; the protein is encoded by the coding sequence ATGAGAAAAGTTAATATAATTTCTTTTGGTTGCCCCAAGAATCTTGTCGATTCTGAAACAATTGCAGGAATCTTGGCAAAAAATGGTTGCGCCTTTCTGGCTAATTATAATTTAGCTGATATCATTATAATAAACACCTGCGCTTTTATTGAATCGGCAAGAGAAGAAGCATATTCTACGATTTCGGAAATTTCTAAACAAAAGTCCCCGCACCAAAAACTTGTAGTTTGTGGATGTTTACCCCAGCTTGAAAAAGATGCATTGCTAAAAAAATTCCCTAAAATAGATATGCTTCTTGGTAGTTCAGATTTTTCAAATATTCTTAATGCACTTAATTCGTTTGATTTACCTTCCTCCTCTTTTGTAAAAATAGGGACACCAAAATTCGTTATATCCAATGAACCAAAAATATTTTCAACTCCTAAAAGTTACGCCTATATAAAAATTGCCGAAGGCTGTAATAACAGGTGTAATTACTGTATTATTCCGGCGCTTCGCGGGAACTATAGAAGCCGGAAAATAGAAGATATTCTTAAAGATGCAGAAAATGCTGCCGTCACAGGAAGAAAAGAAGTAATTCTAATCGCACAAGATATAACTATGTATGGTTCCGATATCTACAAAAAGCGATGTCTCCACACTCTATTGAAAAAGATGGTGAAAATCAGCGGTTTGCAATGGATTCGACTGCTTTACACTCATCCTGCACATTTCACAGATGAGTTAATCTCAACAATTGCCGGAAACGAAAAAATCTGCAAATATATTGACATCCCAATCCAACATACAGATGATTCTATATTAAAACAGATGGGAAGGTCCTCTTCCGGTACAATTTTCAATACAATTGAAAAATTAAGGAAAAAGATACCAAATATAGTATTGAGAACAACAATAATGGTTGGTTTTCCCGGAGAAACAGAAAAAATATTTACTAAACTATTAAATGATATTAAATCTCTTGAATTTGACTGGCTTGGAGGATTTGCCTATTCACCTCAAAAAGGAACCGTAGCTTTTGATTTAAAAAATACTATACCGCAAAAAATAAAAGAAGCACGGCTTAATAAATTGATGGAAGTCCAGCAAAAAATTACTTATATAAAAAACAAAGCCCGTATTGGAAAACCATTTAATGTCCTTGTTGATTCTGACAAATGCGGTCATGCCGAATTTCAGGCTCCTGAAATAGATGGCAATATAATATTTAAAAAAAGACAGATAATTGGTGGTTTTTTAAAAGTAAAAATTAAAAATGTAAAAAATGTTTATGATTTAACCTGTTGA